A section of the Pseudomonas lini genome encodes:
- a CDS encoding PepSY domain-containing protein has product MRKLLLLSLLAASPLAFAGTQCTTTDKAQWQDQAKFQEDLKAKGYNIKKFKVTSGNCYEIYGWDKDKRKVEIYFDPVTGKVVKEEIE; this is encoded by the coding sequence ATGCGTAAACTTCTGTTGCTCTCCCTTCTTGCCGCCTCCCCCCTGGCTTTCGCCGGGACTCAATGCACCACAACCGACAAAGCTCAATGGCAAGACCAGGCCAAGTTTCAAGAAGACCTGAAGGCCAAGGGCTACAACATCAAGAAGTTCAAAGTCACGAGCGGCAATTGCTACGAGATCTACGGCTGGGACAAAGACAAGCGCAAAGTCGAGATCTACTTTGATCCGGTCACCGGCAAGGTCGTGAAAGAAGAAATCGAATAA
- a CDS encoding cytochrome b/b6 domain-containing protein: MKAETLRLWDPLVRVCHWSLAVVFISDYFLNEEGDGWHRWLGYYAVAVVLVRVVWGFIGPPSARWSDFWPTPTRVVQHGRALFSGKGYHRMGHSPIGALVMVLMLLLMTGLGISGFLMEEVDYFWGEDWLRDVHEVMANVLLALVCVHIVAALVESLRLRENLPLSMITGHRRKR, from the coding sequence GTGAAAGCTGAAACCCTGCGCCTCTGGGACCCTCTCGTACGCGTTTGTCATTGGTCCCTGGCGGTTGTCTTCATCAGCGACTACTTCCTCAACGAGGAAGGAGACGGCTGGCATCGCTGGCTCGGCTATTACGCCGTGGCTGTCGTGCTGGTGCGTGTGGTGTGGGGGTTCATCGGCCCGCCATCGGCGCGTTGGTCAGACTTCTGGCCGACCCCGACCCGGGTCGTTCAGCATGGCCGGGCGCTGTTTTCCGGCAAGGGCTATCACCGCATGGGGCACTCGCCCATCGGAGCACTGGTGATGGTCCTCATGCTGCTGTTGATGACCGGCCTCGGTATCAGCGGTTTTTTGATGGAAGAAGTGGACTATTTCTGGGGCGAAGACTGGCTACGTGATGTGCATGAGGTTATGGCCAACGTGCTGCTCGCGCTGGTTTGCGTGCATATCGTCGCGGCGCTGGTGGAAAGCCTGCGCTTGCGTGAAAACCTGCCTCTGTCGATGATCACGGGCCATCGTCGCAAGCGCTAA
- a CDS encoding MFS transporter, whose translation MAAIDNTSTGSAPHHGITKEERKVIFASSLGTVFEWYDFYLYGSLAAIIAKHFFAGVNETTSFIFALLAFAAGFAVRPFGAIVFGRLGDMIGRKHTFLITIVIMGISTAVVGFLPGYATIGVAAPIILISLRLLQGLALGGEYGGAATYVAEHAPKGKRGYFTSWIQTTATLGLFLSLLVILACRTILGTEAFEAWGWRIPFLLSILLLIVSVYIRLQLSESPVFLKMKEEGKSSKAPLTESFARWENLKIVIMALLGGTAGQAVVWYTGQFYALFFLLQTLKIDPQTANLLIAGSLLIGTPFFVIFGSLSDRIGRKGIIMAGCIIAALTYFPIFHALTQYGNPDVFAAQEKNPVTVIADQSKCSFQFDPVGKAKFTSSCDLAKTLLAKKAIPYKNEKAEPGAVAQVRIGDKVIPSFEGTGMPAADFKARNDAFVATLGTALKEAGYPEKADPAKTNYPMVLLLLTILVIYVTMVYGPIAAWLVELFPARIRYTSMSLPYHIGNGWFGGFLPTVAFAMVAATGDIYYGLWYPIVIAVMTAILGTFFLPETKDREIHHT comes from the coding sequence ATGGCCGCAATCGACAACACCTCCACTGGCAGCGCGCCCCACCACGGGATCACCAAGGAGGAGCGCAAGGTCATTTTCGCCTCGTCCCTGGGCACCGTGTTCGAGTGGTACGACTTCTACCTTTACGGCTCCCTCGCCGCGATCATCGCCAAGCACTTCTTCGCCGGCGTCAATGAGACAACGTCCTTCATCTTCGCACTGCTCGCGTTCGCCGCCGGCTTCGCTGTACGTCCCTTCGGCGCCATTGTGTTCGGCCGACTGGGCGACATGATCGGGCGCAAGCACACGTTCCTCATCACCATTGTCATCATGGGTATCTCCACCGCCGTCGTGGGCTTTTTGCCCGGCTATGCGACCATCGGCGTGGCGGCGCCGATCATTCTGATCAGCTTGCGCCTGTTGCAAGGCTTGGCTCTGGGCGGTGAGTACGGCGGTGCGGCGACCTACGTGGCCGAACATGCGCCCAAAGGCAAGCGTGGTTACTTCACCTCGTGGATCCAGACCACCGCGACCCTCGGCCTGTTCCTTTCGCTGCTGGTGATCCTCGCCTGCCGAACCATCCTCGGCACCGAAGCCTTCGAGGCCTGGGGCTGGCGGATTCCGTTCCTGCTGTCGATCCTGCTGCTGATCGTCTCGGTGTACATCCGCTTGCAACTCAGCGAGTCACCGGTGTTCTTGAAGATGAAGGAAGAAGGCAAGTCGTCCAAGGCGCCGCTGACCGAATCCTTCGCCCGCTGGGAAAACCTCAAGATAGTGATCATGGCATTGCTTGGCGGCACTGCCGGCCAGGCGGTGGTCTGGTACACCGGGCAGTTCTATGCGCTGTTCTTCCTGCTGCAGACGTTGAAGATCGACCCGCAGACTGCCAACCTGTTGATTGCCGGCTCGCTGCTGATAGGCACACCGTTCTTCGTCATATTCGGCAGCCTGTCCGACCGCATCGGCCGCAAAGGGATCATCATGGCCGGTTGCATTATCGCGGCGCTGACCTACTTCCCGATTTTCCATGCGTTGACCCAATACGGTAATCCCGACGTATTCGCTGCGCAGGAGAAGAACCCGGTCACGGTGATCGCCGATCAGAGTAAGTGCTCGTTCCAGTTCGACCCGGTGGGCAAGGCCAAATTCACCAGCTCCTGCGACCTTGCCAAGACCCTGCTGGCGAAGAAGGCTATTCCCTACAAAAACGAAAAGGCCGAACCGGGCGCTGTAGCGCAAGTGCGCATCGGCGATAAGGTGATCCCGAGCTTCGAGGGTACCGGTATGCCGGCCGCCGACTTCAAGGCCCGTAACGACGCCTTCGTTGCTACCCTCGGCACCGCCCTCAAGGAGGCCGGTTACCCCGAGAAGGCCGACCCGGCCAAGACCAATTACCCGATGGTGTTGTTGCTCCTGACCATCCTGGTGATCTACGTCACCATGGTCTACGGCCCGATCGCCGCCTGGCTGGTGGAACTCTTCCCGGCGCGCATTCGCTACACCTCGATGTCGCTGCCGTATCACATCGGCAATGGCTGGTTCGGCGGCTTTCTGCCCACGGTGGCATTCGCCATGGTCGCGGCCACGGGGGATATCTACTACGGGCTGTGGTACCCCATCGTCATCGCGGTGATGACGGCCATACTTGGCACGTTCTTCCTGCCGGAAACCAAGGATCGGGAAATTCATCACACATAA
- a CDS encoding GntR family transcriptional regulator — MNLPKLNAPDLGNTPSTSEIITRHLRDAIVAGHFAEDEPIRQDDIARQFNVSKIPVREALKRLEAEGLVMFQRNRGAMVTRVSDAELAQMFEVRMLLEDKILRLAIPNMTEETFARAERICQEFIGEDDVGRWAELNWELHACLYEPAQRPFLVSLIRSVNDKLERYLRMQMSLSAGKERADHEHREILAACRAGDVDLAVKLLDEHIAGVCKTLFEHLPHAH; from the coding sequence GTGAACCTACCCAAACTCAACGCTCCCGACCTTGGCAACACACCTTCGACCTCGGAAATCATCACCCGTCATCTGCGGGATGCGATCGTCGCCGGGCATTTCGCCGAAGATGAGCCGATTCGCCAGGACGACATTGCCCGCCAGTTCAACGTCAGCAAGATTCCGGTGCGCGAGGCCCTCAAGCGGTTGGAGGCCGAAGGGCTGGTGATGTTCCAGCGCAATCGCGGGGCGATGGTCACGCGGGTGTCCGATGCCGAGCTGGCGCAGATGTTCGAAGTGCGGATGTTGCTCGAGGACAAAATACTGCGCCTGGCCATTCCCAACATGACCGAAGAAACCTTCGCCCGTGCCGAGCGTATCTGTCAGGAATTCATTGGCGAGGACGATGTGGGCCGCTGGGCCGAGCTCAATTGGGAGCTGCACGCTTGCCTTTACGAGCCGGCGCAACGGCCGTTTCTGGTCAGCCTGATTCGTTCGGTCAATGACAAACTGGAGCGCTACCTGCGCATGCAGATGAGCCTTTCGGCCGGCAAGGAGCGGGCTGATCACGAGCACCGTGAAATCCTCGCGGCCTGTCGTGCCGGGGATGTGGATCTGGCGGTGAAGCTGCTGGACGAGCACATTGCCGGGGTCTGCAAGACCCTGTTCGAGCACCTGCCTCACGCTCACTGA
- a CDS encoding 4-hydroxyproline epimerase, with the protein MKRITVIDSHTGGEPTRLVTAGFPDLGTGSMAERRKLLAEHHDQWRAACVLEPRGSDVLVGALLCTPVDPSACAGVIFFNNTGYLGMCGHGTIGLVASLAHLGKISPGVHSIETPVGTVQATLHEDHSVSVRNVPAYRYRKALMLQVPDVGQVVGDIAWGGNWFFLIAEHGLRVAGDNLDALTAYTYAVQQALEAQGIRGEDGGLIDHVELFAEDDHADSRNFVLCPGKAYDRSPCGTGTSAKLACLAADDKLQPGQIWRQASVIGSEFEGSYEWQGERVVPTIRGRAFISAEASLIIEQDDPFAWGIRP; encoded by the coding sequence ATGAAACGCATCACCGTGATCGACTCCCATACCGGCGGCGAACCGACCCGCCTGGTGACTGCCGGCTTTCCTGACTTGGGCACCGGCAGCATGGCTGAACGCCGCAAGCTGCTCGCCGAACATCACGATCAATGGCGCGCCGCTTGTGTGCTGGAACCCCGCGGCAGCGACGTGCTGGTGGGTGCCCTGCTCTGCACACCGGTGGACCCGAGCGCTTGTGCCGGGGTGATTTTCTTCAACAACACCGGTTACCTGGGCATGTGCGGCCACGGCACCATCGGCCTCGTGGCGTCGTTGGCGCATCTGGGCAAGATCAGCCCCGGCGTGCACAGCATCGAGACCCCGGTGGGTACGGTGCAGGCGACCCTGCACGAAGATCATTCGGTAAGCGTGCGCAATGTGCCGGCCTACCGTTATCGCAAGGCGTTGATGTTGCAGGTGCCAGATGTCGGTCAGGTGGTCGGCGATATCGCTTGGGGCGGCAACTGGTTTTTCCTGATCGCCGAGCATGGCCTGCGGGTAGCCGGCGACAACCTCGACGCGCTGACCGCTTATACCTACGCCGTGCAGCAGGCACTGGAGGCCCAGGGTATTCGTGGCGAAGACGGCGGGTTGATCGACCATGTCGAGCTGTTCGCCGAGGATGATCACGCCGACAGCCGCAACTTTGTCCTCTGCCCCGGCAAGGCTTATGACCGCTCACCGTGCGGCACTGGCACCAGCGCCAAACTGGCGTGCCTGGCCGCGGACGACAAGTTGCAACCGGGACAGATCTGGCGCCAGGCCAGTGTCATCGGCAGCGAGTTCGAAGGCTCTTACGAATGGCAGGGCGAGCGCGTTGTGCCGACCATTCGCGGCCGGGCCTTTATCAGCGCCGAAGCCAGTTTGATCATCGAACAAGATGACCCGTTCGCCTGGGGCATTCGCCCATGA
- a CDS encoding NAD(P)/FAD-dependent oxidoreductase, with amino-acid sequence MNEGLVADVIVIGAGIIGAACAQALARRGLQVLVLDAGLHGATAAGMGHLLVLDDNPAELALSQYSLQRWRELAPDLPDGCAYRNNGTLWLAANAEEMAVAHGKYLNLQAQGVACELISASALRQREPELREGLEGGLLITGDGILYAPATASWMLDTPNIRQRRARVSAVDGNRVCLDDGHWLSAEAVVLANGIQANELCPELPIEPKKGHLLITDRYPRTVTHTLVELGYVTSAHNATGPSTACNIQPRPTGQLFIGASRQFGTTDPQVEGWMLAKMLKRAAEYMPGLARLNGIRAWTGFRAASPDGLPLVGQHPQRQGLWLAVGHEGLGVTTAPGTADLLVAQLFNETPPLAAQPYLPQRFLGEPVYA; translated from the coding sequence ATGAACGAGGGCCTTGTGGCCGATGTGATCGTGATCGGCGCCGGCATCATCGGCGCCGCTTGCGCCCAGGCGCTGGCCCGTCGCGGTTTGCAGGTATTGGTGCTGGACGCCGGCCTGCACGGTGCGACGGCAGCGGGCATGGGCCACTTGCTGGTGCTCGACGACAACCCGGCCGAACTGGCCCTGAGTCAATACTCCCTGCAACGCTGGCGCGAGCTGGCGCCGGACCTGCCCGACGGCTGCGCTTACCGCAACAACGGCACGCTGTGGCTGGCGGCCAATGCCGAGGAGATGGCAGTCGCCCATGGCAAATACTTGAACCTGCAAGCCCAGGGCGTGGCGTGCGAATTGATTAGTGCCAGTGCTTTGCGCCAGCGTGAACCGGAACTGCGCGAAGGCCTGGAAGGCGGTTTGTTGATCACTGGCGACGGCATTCTTTATGCGCCGGCGACGGCCAGCTGGATGCTCGATACGCCGAACATTCGTCAACGCCGGGCGCGGGTCAGCGCGGTCGATGGCAATCGTGTATGCCTCGATGACGGTCACTGGTTGAGTGCCGAAGCGGTGGTGTTGGCCAACGGTATTCAGGCCAACGAACTGTGCCCGGAGTTGCCCATCGAGCCGAAAAAAGGTCACCTGCTGATTACCGACCGCTACCCCCGCACCGTCACCCACACCCTGGTCGAGCTGGGTTACGTGACCAGCGCCCACAACGCCACGGGACCGTCGACCGCCTGCAATATTCAGCCGCGCCCCACCGGGCAATTGTTCATCGGTGCCTCGCGCCAATTCGGCACCACCGACCCGCAGGTCGAAGGCTGGATGCTGGCGAAAATGCTCAAGCGCGCCGCCGAGTACATGCCGGGGCTGGCCCGGCTCAACGGCATCCGCGCCTGGACCGGCTTTCGCGCCGCCAGCCCCGACGGCCTGCCGCTGGTTGGCCAACACCCGCAGCGCCAGGGTTTGTGGCTGGCCGTCGGTCACGAAGGGTTGGGCGTCACCACGGCCCCCGGCACCGCCGACTTGCTGGTGGCGCAACTGTTCAACGAAACCCCGCCACTGGCCGCGCAACCCTATCTGCCCCAGCGCTTCCTCGGAGAACCTGTCTATGCCTGA
- a CDS encoding (2Fe-2S)-binding protein, whose product MPELLLDGRALKVAEGTSVAAALALGSDGCTRTSVSGQRRAPLCGMGICQECRVTIDGRRRLACQTLCRDGMQVETRP is encoded by the coding sequence ATGCCTGAATTGCTGCTGGACGGCCGCGCCTTGAAGGTGGCCGAGGGCACCAGCGTCGCCGCTGCCTTGGCGTTGGGCAGCGATGGCTGCACGCGCACCTCGGTCAGTGGTCAGCGTCGCGCACCACTGTGCGGCATGGGCATTTGCCAGGAGTGCCGGGTGACCATCGACGGCCGGCGACGCCTCGCCTGCCAGACTTTGTGCCGAGACGGCATGCAGGTGGAGACACGCCCATGA
- a CDS encoding FAD-dependent oxidoreductase: MNEYADLLIVGAGPAGMAAALAAAPSGARIVMLDDNPLPGGQIWRDGPQASVPDQARRLRERLQACSNIRHHAGTRVIASPGPKQLLVEDDEDGWLISYDKLILCTGARELLLPFPGWTLPGVTGAGGLQALIKAGVPVQGERVVIAGSGPLLLASAATAKKHGAQVQRIAEQASRIAVAGFAAQLPRWPAKWLQSFSLLDRHYRTATHVLAALGTERLEGVRLQQQGKIVELECDRLACGFGLIPNIQLGQALGYAIEGQALAVDAWQASNRADHYAAGECTGFGGSELALVEGEIAGHAAVGNLEAARQLWPRRARWQGFAKALNQAFALDPQLKSLSQSDTLVCRCEDVPYAALAGHTDWREAKLASRCGMGACQGRVCGGAVQHLFGWQPSAPRPPFSPARIETLMCLDAPPPA, encoded by the coding sequence ATGAACGAATACGCCGATCTGCTGATCGTCGGTGCCGGCCCCGCTGGCATGGCCGCCGCCCTTGCCGCCGCACCCAGCGGCGCACGCATCGTCATGCTCGACGACAACCCACTACCGGGCGGGCAAATCTGGCGTGACGGCCCTCAAGCCAGCGTGCCCGATCAGGCGCGTCGCCTGCGTGAGCGTTTGCAGGCTTGCAGCAACATCCGTCATCACGCCGGCACCCGGGTGATCGCCAGTCCCGGGCCGAAACAATTGCTGGTCGAAGATGATGAGGACGGCTGGTTGATCAGTTACGACAAACTGATTCTGTGCACCGGCGCCCGCGAGTTGCTGCTGCCCTTCCCCGGCTGGACGTTGCCGGGCGTGACCGGGGCCGGTGGCTTGCAGGCGCTCATCAAGGCGGGTGTGCCGGTGCAAGGTGAGCGCGTGGTGATCGCCGGCAGCGGCCCGCTATTACTGGCGAGTGCCGCCACCGCGAAAAAACATGGCGCGCAAGTACAACGCATCGCCGAGCAAGCCTCGCGCATTGCCGTCGCCGGTTTCGCCGCGCAACTGCCCCGCTGGCCTGCCAAATGGTTGCAATCGTTCAGCTTGCTCGACCGCCATTACCGCACCGCAACTCATGTGCTGGCCGCTCTTGGCACTGAGCGACTGGAAGGCGTGCGCCTGCAACAGCAAGGCAAAATCGTCGAACTGGAATGTGATCGGCTGGCCTGTGGTTTCGGCTTGATCCCGAACATTCAATTGGGCCAGGCACTGGGTTACGCCATCGAAGGTCAGGCGTTGGCGGTGGATGCCTGGCAGGCCAGCAACCGTGCCGATCATTATGCGGCGGGTGAATGCACGGGGTTTGGTGGCAGTGAACTGGCGTTGGTCGAAGGTGAAATTGCTGGCCACGCGGCGGTCGGTAACCTTGAAGCAGCCCGTCAATTGTGGCCACGCCGGGCACGCTGGCAGGGGTTTGCCAAGGCACTGAATCAGGCATTCGCCCTCGACCCGCAACTCAAGTCCTTGTCTCAATCCGACACCCTGGTCTGCCGCTGCGAAGACGTGCCCTACGCCGCATTGGCCGGGCACACTGACTGGCGCGAAGCCAAGCTGGCCAGTCGCTGCGGCATGGGTGCCTGTCAGGGCCGAGTGTGTGGCGGTGCGGTGCAGCACCTGTTCGGCTGGCAACCTTCGGCGCCTCGCCCGCCCTTCAGCCCGGCGCGAATCGAGACCTTGATGTGCCTGGACGCCCCCCCTCCAGCCTGA
- a CDS encoding helix-turn-helix domain-containing protein, which translates to MYPSLSTFKPCDLPTLLNSLQPIAPLLDTLADVVFFIKDREARYAFVNQTLARRCGFKHREELLGLTAEMVFPERFGPLYTEQDRRVLSSGRELSDQLELHLYYGNQPIWCLTHKLALQDEQGHIVGLAGISRDLQSPQSNHPAFQKLAAVDAHIRNHFARAISLAELTAIAGYSVAQLERHCKRVFQLTPRQMIHKARLEEGSRLLLHTDLPITEIALRCGYTDHSAFSRQFRALTSLSPSQFRDNQR; encoded by the coding sequence ATGTATCCCTCGCTCAGCACCTTCAAACCCTGCGACCTGCCAACGCTGCTCAACAGCCTGCAGCCGATTGCGCCGCTGCTCGATACCCTGGCGGACGTGGTGTTTTTCATCAAGGACCGCGAAGCCCGCTACGCCTTCGTCAACCAGACCCTGGCCCGGCGTTGCGGTTTCAAACATCGCGAGGAGCTGCTGGGGCTCACCGCCGAAATGGTCTTCCCGGAACGCTTCGGCCCGCTGTACACCGAACAGGATCGGCGGGTACTGTCCAGCGGCCGCGAACTGTCCGATCAACTGGAACTGCACTTGTATTACGGCAATCAGCCGATCTGGTGCCTGACCCACAAACTCGCCTTGCAGGATGAACAGGGTCACATCGTTGGCCTGGCCGGGATCTCCCGCGACCTGCAATCACCCCAGTCCAACCACCCCGCCTTCCAGAAACTCGCCGCCGTGGATGCGCATATCCGCAACCACTTCGCCCGCGCCATCAGCCTCGCCGAACTGACCGCCATCGCCGGCTATTCCGTGGCGCAACTGGAGCGTCACTGCAAACGGGTTTTCCAGCTCACCCCACGGCAGATGATTCACAAGGCGCGCCTGGAAGAAGGTTCGCGGCTGTTACTGCACACCGACCTGCCGATCACCGAAATCGCCTTGCGCTGCGGTTACACCGACCATAGTGCTTTTAGCCGGCAGTTTCGGGCGTTGACTAGTTTGTCACCGAGCCAGTTTCGGGATAATCAGCGTTAG
- a CDS encoding WG repeat-containing protein yields MNFTQPRLRLLSILAVTLLVVGCTSYYLFRQSSASVSDNFTAEDMNEGGVEDIGTLALPDVEKRLNYLIHDTGETLSSLELLIESEFSLTVDGAKPASEQELQYEELFVPFTSAQVKTALASIQDLRFAQKLFADGSELRFDTSSLDPLWKRAATPDESVAHQYRPERLRFRDGSEKNFADIKVQSKIEPDDSVPSPEPIALSVNKPLASLGLTIAYRSYPAFKKVVLDKDHPKVTLDDGQYFQLTALGDSSASLRLSTPKKSTFVVQGLTDAGKALYSNGNNTRSFPSEGDIAALRDFHKALLQTKDDLQQFKTSQAVQQQLEHLTKDLATRGGLLKNTEADYRFEATPQRIVIHVLDPMEDNTAVITEVHNVLAEQTRYIALDRKSDRYGFIDPAGQWLIKPRWVQVQDSVVADVYTLFTLKKSSDPQSDRQEMRDQLAYFPAGSNKLVDLPFEYITQTMDDGLLLVERETNGPYGLYDSRNYRFTLPMKFVNPTVSGNLFIARLGNKTYATEGHYGAYTLAGKEVLPPQFSEIEQSGGYLYTLSADRSRQDVFDLEGKRINLQGYNVIGRFFGEQPLLVQDAKSRKFAFINRQGALLPIKLPYDEVEPFSNGMAVVGRDRSYGAIDLAGRLQIPLEYNRINSFQTRYAAAVPVGSSSGLVLISQNNQQVKKLGSYTSLKVPDNGNEARYYVEDPSNPDESLVYDADGNLVQKEE; encoded by the coding sequence ATGAACTTTACCCAGCCTCGTTTGAGATTGCTGTCGATACTGGCCGTGACCCTGTTAGTGGTGGGCTGTACGTCCTACTACCTGTTTCGCCAGAGCAGTGCGTCGGTAAGTGACAACTTCACCGCCGAGGACATGAACGAAGGCGGCGTAGAGGACATCGGCACGCTGGCACTGCCTGACGTGGAAAAGCGTCTGAATTACTTGATCCATGACACGGGTGAAACCCTCAGCTCTTTGGAGCTGCTCATTGAATCGGAATTTAGCCTGACCGTTGACGGAGCCAAGCCTGCCAGCGAGCAGGAGCTGCAATACGAGGAGCTGTTTGTCCCTTTCACCAGTGCGCAGGTGAAAACTGCGCTGGCGTCGATCCAGGACCTGCGATTTGCTCAGAAGCTGTTTGCCGATGGTTCCGAATTGAGGTTTGACACCAGCAGCCTTGATCCTCTCTGGAAGCGCGCCGCCACGCCGGATGAGTCTGTGGCCCACCAGTACCGTCCGGAGCGCTTGCGTTTTCGAGATGGCAGCGAGAAAAACTTCGCCGATATCAAGGTGCAGTCCAAGATCGAGCCGGACGATAGTGTGCCGTCCCCTGAACCCATCGCACTATCGGTCAACAAACCCTTGGCCAGTCTCGGCCTGACGATTGCTTACCGCAGCTACCCGGCGTTCAAAAAAGTGGTCTTGGACAAGGACCACCCTAAGGTGACCCTGGACGACGGCCAATATTTTCAGCTCACAGCCCTCGGTGACTCAAGCGCCTCGCTGCGGCTGAGTACGCCCAAAAAGTCGACCTTCGTGGTGCAGGGTTTGACCGATGCGGGCAAGGCGCTATACAGCAACGGTAACAACACCCGTTCCTTCCCCTCAGAGGGCGATATTGCAGCGTTGCGTGACTTTCACAAAGCCCTGCTGCAGACCAAGGATGATCTCCAGCAGTTCAAGACCAGTCAGGCTGTACAACAACAGCTGGAGCATTTGACCAAGGATCTTGCCACCCGGGGAGGGCTGCTGAAAAACACCGAGGCCGACTACCGCTTCGAGGCTACCCCGCAACGTATCGTCATTCATGTGCTTGATCCGATGGAAGACAACACCGCCGTTATCACCGAGGTACACAACGTCCTTGCGGAGCAAACGCGTTACATCGCCCTTGACCGGAAATCCGATCGCTACGGCTTCATCGATCCGGCTGGACAGTGGTTGATCAAACCACGTTGGGTACAGGTGCAAGATAGCGTGGTGGCGGATGTCTACACGTTGTTTACGCTGAAAAAGTCCAGCGACCCTCAATCGGACAGGCAGGAAATGCGGGACCAACTCGCCTATTTCCCCGCTGGCAGCAATAAACTCGTAGACCTGCCGTTCGAATATATAACGCAGACAATGGACGATGGCCTGCTGCTGGTGGAGCGTGAAACCAACGGCCCCTACGGGCTCTACGACTCCAGGAATTACCGTTTCACGCTGCCGATGAAGTTCGTCAACCCCACCGTGAGCGGCAACCTGTTCATCGCCCGTCTCGGCAACAAAACGTACGCCACGGAGGGCCACTACGGCGCCTATACCTTGGCCGGCAAGGAGGTTCTACCGCCGCAGTTCTCCGAGATCGAGCAAAGCGGTGGTTACCTCTACACCCTCTCTGCCGATCGGAGTCGTCAGGACGTTTTCGACCTGGAAGGTAAACGGATCAACCTCCAGGGTTACAACGTGATAGGTCGGTTTTTTGGCGAGCAGCCACTGCTGGTACAGGACGCTAAAAGCAGGAAATTTGCTTTTATTAACCGCCAGGGGGCGCTGCTGCCCATCAAGTTACCGTATGACGAGGTGGAGCCGTTTTCCAACGGTATGGCAGTGGTCGGGCGTGATCGCAGCTATGGTGCCATCGACCTGGCCGGCAGGTTGCAGATTCCGCTGGAATACAATCGGATCAACTCATTTCAAACCCGCTACGCAGCCGCCGTCCCGGTCGGCAGTAGTAGTGGACTGGTGTTGATCAGTCAAAACAACCAACAGGTCAAGAAACTCGGTTCCTACACCAGCCTGAAAGTCCCTGATAACGGCAACGAAGCCCGTTACTACGTGGAGGATCCGAGCAACCCTGACGAGTCTCTGGTCTATGACGCCGATGGCAATCTCGTGCAGAAAGAAGAATAA
- a CDS encoding DUF6124 family protein, which translates to MFKATPNPPETDPTSPYESLDSKKLNEAADRALDHYLKPPIPKDTKRKPSTIYHVGTQVDNETLLVNACESLASASMMLTEFAGLMDMPHRNMMLGIQSVVMLGELAVNRVLDNLDPPS; encoded by the coding sequence ATGTTCAAAGCCACACCCAACCCACCGGAAACCGATCCAACATCCCCGTACGAATCCCTCGATTCCAAAAAGCTCAACGAAGCCGCCGACCGCGCCCTCGATCACTACCTCAAACCACCCATCCCCAAAGACACCAAGCGCAAACCCAGCACCATTTACCATGTCGGCACCCAGGTCGATAACGAAACCCTGCTGGTCAATGCCTGCGAATCCCTGGCGTCAGCGAGCATGATGCTCACTGAGTTCGCCGGGTTGATGGACATGCCACATCGCAACATGATGTTGGGGATTCAATCGGTGGTCATGCTCGGGGAATTGGCGGTGAATCGGGTGCTGGATAATCTTGATCCGCCGTCCTGA